One window from the genome of Rufibacter tibetensis encodes:
- a CDS encoding aldose epimerase family protein: MSDTEKGFTAPTLLVQDFRQTMGGKLTDLFFLQNDNGVLAAITNYGARLVGLWVPDKNGDLRDVVIGFGQVQGFAEGEDTYFGATVGRYANRIAHGKFELNGQEYTLATNNGPNHLHGGDTGFSRVVWEAEQPDAQTLTLTYTSAHLEEGYPGELKVTVRYTLTNQDELKIDYTATTDRPTVVNLTNHAYFNLNGEGSGAILNHKLQINADKYNPVDSSLIPTGTESVAGTPFDFREATTIGARIKDQNQQLKFGQGYDHNYVLNGGKGEDLKKAATVVGNESGIVMEVFTQEPGLQFYSGNFMDGSHTLKSGAKDDFRTAFCLETQHFPDSPNQPAFPSTVLKPGQTYNTTTVHKFSAK, translated from the coding sequence ATGTCAGACACTGAAAAAGGATTTACGGCCCCAACATTATTAGTCCAGGATTTTCGGCAAACCATGGGCGGCAAACTGACGGATTTGTTTTTCCTGCAAAATGACAACGGGGTGCTGGCGGCCATCACCAATTATGGCGCACGCCTGGTGGGCCTGTGGGTGCCGGATAAAAACGGAGATTTGCGTGATGTGGTCATCGGCTTCGGGCAAGTGCAGGGCTTTGCCGAGGGAGAGGATACCTACTTCGGGGCTACGGTGGGCCGTTACGCCAACCGCATAGCCCACGGGAAATTTGAGCTGAACGGGCAGGAGTACACCCTGGCCACCAACAACGGGCCCAACCACCTGCACGGGGGCGACACCGGATTCTCCCGGGTGGTATGGGAGGCCGAGCAGCCTGATGCCCAGACTCTCACTCTGACGTATACCTCTGCTCATCTGGAAGAAGGTTATCCGGGTGAACTTAAGGTGACGGTGCGTTATACTCTGACAAACCAAGATGAACTGAAGATTGACTACACCGCCACCACTGACCGGCCTACCGTGGTGAACCTAACCAACCACGCCTATTTCAACCTGAACGGCGAGGGCAGCGGCGCCATCTTAAACCACAAGCTGCAGATCAACGCAGACAAATACAATCCCGTTGATTCTTCCTTGATTCCTACGGGTACCGAGTCGGTGGCCGGCACTCCATTTGATTTCCGGGAGGCCACTACCATTGGGGCTAGAATCAAAGACCAGAACCAGCAGCTGAAGTTTGGCCAGGGATATGACCACAACTACGTGTTGAACGGCGGCAAGGGAGAAGACCTGAAGAAGGCCGCCACCGTGGTAGGCAACGAAAGCGGCATTGTGATGGAGGTATTCACCCAGGAGCCCGGGCTGCAGTTCTACAGCGGTAATTTCATGGATGGCAGCCACACCCTGAAATCTGGCGCCAAAGACGACTTCAGAACAGCCTTCTGTTTAGAGACGCAGCACTTCCCAGATTCTCCAAATCAGCCCGCATTCCCGTCTACCGTGTTAAAGCCCGGGCAGACGTACAACACCACCACGGTGCATAAATTCTCAGCTAAATAA
- a CDS encoding aldose epimerase family protein → MKYVLRPVSTLLVASMLLVSACNQNAGNKETANTENQTSNTANEVKLPARADFQKTIDGKQTDLFVLKNKNNVQAAITNYGGRVVSLLVPDKNGKLTDVSIGFANVEDYTEGADTFFGATIGRYGNRIAKGKFNLEGKEYTLATNNGANHLHGGVKGFSRVVWDAKQVDDKTLELTYLSKDMEEGYPGNLNVKVTYTLTDENELTVNYQATTDKATHVNLTNHTFFNLNGEGSGDILGHTLQINADRYNPVDSTLIPTGIEPVAGTPFDFQQPTTIGSRIKEQNQQLKFGNGYDHNYVLTGGNAGKEMKLAATVTGDKSGITMEIRTQEPGIQFYSGNFMEGSHTLKTNVKDEFRTAFCLETQHFPDSPNQPAFPSTVLKPGQTYNTTTVHKFSAK, encoded by the coding sequence ATGAAATACGTATTAAGACCTGTTTCCACGTTACTTGTAGCTTCAATGCTATTGGTGAGCGCCTGTAATCAGAACGCTGGGAACAAGGAAACTGCTAACACAGAAAACCAAACCTCAAACACTGCCAACGAAGTGAAACTACCTGCCCGCGCTGATTTCCAGAAGACCATAGACGGTAAACAGACTGATCTGTTTGTACTCAAAAACAAGAACAACGTTCAGGCGGCCATCACCAACTACGGTGGGCGTGTGGTAAGCCTTCTAGTGCCGGATAAGAATGGCAAGCTGACGGATGTGTCCATCGGGTTTGCCAACGTAGAGGATTATACCGAAGGCGCTGATACGTTCTTTGGGGCTACTATTGGCCGTTACGGAAACCGTATTGCCAAAGGCAAATTCAATCTGGAAGGGAAAGAATACACCTTAGCCACGAACAACGGTGCGAACCATTTGCACGGTGGCGTGAAAGGTTTCTCACGGGTGGTTTGGGATGCCAAACAAGTAGACGACAAAACCCTGGAGCTGACCTACCTTTCAAAAGACATGGAAGAAGGCTACCCAGGTAACCTGAATGTAAAAGTGACCTACACCCTCACCGACGAGAATGAATTGACGGTGAATTACCAGGCCACTACAGATAAAGCCACCCATGTGAACCTCACCAACCATACGTTCTTCAACCTGAACGGTGAGGGAAGTGGCGACATTCTGGGACACACCTTGCAGATAAACGCTGACCGTTACAACCCGGTAGATTCCACCTTGATCCCAACGGGTATTGAGCCGGTGGCTGGCACTCCATTTGACTTCCAGCAGCCAACAACTATCGGGTCTAGAATCAAAGAGCAAAACCAACAGTTGAAATTCGGTAACGGTTATGACCACAACTATGTCCTGACTGGCGGAAACGCAGGCAAGGAGATGAAATTAGCCGCTACTGTAACTGGTGACAAGAGCGGCATCACTATGGAAATCCGCACGCAGGAGCCAGGTATCCAGTTTTACAGCGGCAACTTCATGGAAGGATCACATACCCTCAAAACAAACGTGAAAGATGAGTTTAGAACTGCTTTCTGTTTAGAGACCCAGCACTTCCCGGATTCTCCTAACCAGCCGGCTTTCCCTTCTACCGTGTTGAAGCCAGGGCAAACGTATAACACCACCACCGTGCATAAATTCTCTGCGAAGTAA
- a CDS encoding NUDIX hydrolase produces MPETVDFDVRALTSKMKYVGQTRFLVAVDCIIFGFDGENFKLLLIQRGFAPQKQKWSLMGGFIQPNESLEVGAQRVLKQLTGLEGVYLEQIAAFSEPTRDPVERTIAVPYFALIDIQKYEAQISSDYHAEWFLLNEMPNLIFDHEQMVEMAKMRLRYKAALHPILFELLPEKFTLPQLQTLYEKLYDTTFDKRNFSRKVLSTELLIRQEEKDKENSRKGAFYFKLDKEKYYDNFQAFLKFIPNPEKFLL; encoded by the coding sequence ATGCCCGAGACAGTAGATTTTGATGTAAGAGCACTTACGAGTAAAATGAAATATGTGGGTCAAACCAGGTTTCTGGTTGCAGTAGACTGTATCATCTTTGGGTTTGACGGCGAAAATTTTAAACTGCTGCTGATTCAGCGCGGTTTTGCGCCCCAGAAACAGAAGTGGAGCCTTATGGGCGGTTTCATTCAGCCCAACGAAAGCCTTGAAGTTGGCGCCCAGCGCGTTCTGAAGCAGCTGACCGGTCTGGAGGGGGTATATCTGGAGCAAATAGCGGCTTTCAGCGAACCTACCCGTGACCCGGTGGAGCGTACCATTGCAGTGCCTTACTTCGCCCTTATTGATATCCAGAAATACGAGGCCCAGATTAGTTCTGACTACCATGCTGAGTGGTTTCTGCTGAACGAGATGCCCAACCTTATTTTTGACCACGAGCAAATGGTGGAGATGGCCAAAATGAGGTTAAGGTACAAAGCCGCCCTGCACCCCATTCTGTTTGAGCTGCTCCCTGAGAAGTTCACCTTGCCCCAACTGCAAACCCTTTACGAGAAGCTCTACGACACCACCTTTGACAAACGTAACTTCAGCCGGAAAGTACTTTCCACGGAGCTGCTCATCCGGCAGGAAGAAAAAGACAAGGAAAACTCCCGCAAAGGCGCTTTCTACTTTAAGCTTGACAAAGAAAAGTATTATGACAACTTCCAGGCCTTCCTGAAATTCATCCCCAACCCGGAGAAGTTTTTATTGTAG
- a CDS encoding NUDIX hydrolase, whose amino-acid sequence MMKYSGQTRVLVAVDCIIFGFDGENFKLLLIQRGFAPQRQKWSLMGGFIQPAESLETGAQRVLKQLTGLEGVYLEQIPGFSEPIRDPVERTIAVPYFALIDIHKYEAQLSSEYHAEWFLLSEMPDLIFDHNQMVEMAKMRLRYKAALHPILFELLPEKFTLPKLQILYEKLYETTFDKRNFSRKVLSTGLLVRQEDKDKESSRKGAFYYKLDKEKYYDNFEAFLKFIPNPEKFLV is encoded by the coding sequence ATGATGAAGTATTCGGGCCAGACAAGGGTCCTTGTTGCAGTAGACTGTATCATATTTGGGTTTGACGGTGAAAACTTCAAGCTACTTTTGATTCAGCGGGGATTTGCGCCGCAGCGGCAGAAGTGGAGTTTGATGGGCGGATTCATTCAGCCAGCCGAGAGCTTGGAAACGGGTGCCCAACGCGTTCTTAAACAGCTTACCGGGTTAGAAGGCGTGTACTTGGAGCAGATTCCGGGGTTCAGTGAACCCATCCGTGACCCTGTGGAGCGCACCATCGCTGTGCCGTACTTCGCACTTATTGACATCCATAAATACGAAGCCCAGCTAAGCTCAGAGTACCACGCCGAGTGGTTTCTGCTCAGTGAGATGCCAGACTTGATCTTTGATCATAATCAGATGGTAGAAATGGCCAAGATGCGGTTGAGATATAAAGCAGCCTTGCACCCCATCTTGTTTGAGTTGTTGCCCGAGAAATTTACGCTTCCCAAACTGCAGATCCTTTACGAAAAACTCTACGAAACCACCTTTGACAAGCGTAACTTCAGCCGGAAAGTGCTTTCCACCGGCTTGTTGGTGCGGCAGGAAGACAAAGACAAAGAGAGCTCCCGCAAAGGCGCGTTCTACTATAAACTGGACAAGGAGAAGTACTACGACAACTTTGAGGCCTTCCTGAAGTTCATTCCTAACCCAGAGAAGTTCCTGGTATAA
- a CDS encoding RagB/SusD family nutrient uptake outer membrane protein, with the protein MKKILYFALAAGLSFSSCEQDLDIDNPNAPTTVQFWQNATDAQQGVNAIYSTLHRGPIVLWQWFYYTVRSDEAFSRSPRVEIPNNMDKFLITDYNFGETNWVYGDNFIGIFRANQALANVPNIQMDENLKARLIGEAKFLRGFFYFNLASLYGNVPLILEPSKPTLLPANATREQVYAQAAQDLKEAAAALPLSYSGADVGRVTRGAANALLAKVYMQLRNYNAALEPLQWLVEGPGSQVYGLMPNYRDNFLSTTENNRESVFEWQFATNESEFTDNDVQTPNQNYGSPLPQFIAPANVGFSDAEIHRWVVNEFHKDKTVSGQRDPRLAASFFFDSTDVRGPGSTMIYGRTFTARYGANDRRVWLRKFSNDAQAGRAAEGFRSANNYRFIRYADVLLMYAETLNELNRTTEAYQYVDRVRQRAGLATLLSTRPGMTKAQFQRQIEHERVTELAGEGHRWNDLDRWGYFENQAKLNELIQRDPAFTTFRLGTHRLLPLPQRDVDINPNLVQNPGY; encoded by the coding sequence ATGAAAAAGATACTATATTTTGCGTTAGCAGCCGGATTGTCTTTCTCCAGCTGTGAACAGGACTTAGACATTGATAACCCAAATGCTCCTACCACCGTTCAGTTCTGGCAGAACGCTACTGATGCACAGCAGGGAGTAAACGCTATTTACAGCACCTTGCACCGGGGGCCTATCGTGCTCTGGCAGTGGTTTTACTATACGGTGCGTTCTGATGAAGCCTTTAGCCGTAGTCCCAGGGTAGAAATTCCAAATAACATGGATAAATTCCTGATAACGGACTACAATTTCGGTGAAACCAACTGGGTTTATGGGGATAATTTCATTGGTATTTTCCGTGCGAACCAGGCGCTGGCAAATGTTCCTAATATACAAATGGATGAAAACCTGAAGGCACGTCTTATAGGAGAAGCAAAATTCCTCAGAGGCTTCTTCTATTTTAACCTGGCCAGCTTATACGGTAATGTGCCGCTTATCCTGGAACCATCAAAGCCAACCCTGTTGCCAGCAAATGCAACACGGGAGCAGGTTTACGCACAGGCGGCTCAGGATTTGAAGGAGGCTGCAGCAGCTCTGCCACTAAGTTACTCCGGTGCTGATGTTGGGCGTGTTACCAGAGGAGCCGCTAATGCTTTATTGGCGAAGGTATACATGCAATTACGCAACTACAATGCCGCTTTGGAGCCACTGCAATGGTTAGTGGAAGGACCAGGTAGCCAGGTGTACGGTCTGATGCCAAATTATCGTGATAACTTCCTTTCAACAACCGAGAACAACCGAGAATCTGTTTTTGAATGGCAATTTGCTACAAACGAGTCAGAATTTACAGACAATGATGTGCAAACGCCAAACCAGAACTACGGTTCGCCTCTCCCTCAGTTTATCGCACCAGCAAACGTAGGCTTTTCTGATGCTGAGATTCATAGATGGGTCGTGAATGAGTTCCATAAAGATAAAACAGTAAGTGGACAAAGGGATCCTCGCCTGGCAGCTTCCTTTTTCTTCGACTCAACTGATGTAAGAGGACCTGGGTCCACCATGATATACGGGCGGACCTTCACAGCACGATACGGGGCGAATGATAGAAGGGTATGGTTAAGAAAATTCTCTAACGATGCTCAGGCAGGGCGTGCAGCAGAAGGGTTCCGATCTGCCAATAACTATCGCTTTATCCGTTACGCAGATGTGCTGCTAATGTATGCTGAAACTTTGAACGAACTAAATAGAACAACGGAAGCCTATCAGTATGTAGATAGGGTAAGACAAAGAGCAGGACTTGCTACTCTTTTATCAACTAGACCAGGTATGACGAAGGCGCAGTTCCAAAGGCAGATTGAGCACGAAAGAGTAACAGAGCTAGCCGGCGAAGGACACCGTTGGAACGATTTGGATCGTTGGGGTTACTTTGAAAACCAGGCAAAGCTAAATGAGCTTATTCAGCGGGATCCAGCATTCACAACTTTTAGACTTGGTACACACCGGTTGCTGCCTCTTCCGCAGCGCGACGTTGATATTAATCCAAATCTGGTACAGAATCCAGGCTATTAA
- a CDS encoding ribulokinase, with protein MAQDVFVIGVDYGSDSVRSVLVNARNGEEVASSVFNYPRWNKGAYCIPAENQFRQHPLDYVEGLEKTIKDCLQKAGAEVAAKVKGISVDTTGSTPVAVNKQGIPLALLPEFAENPNAMFVLWKDHTGVQEAAEINAHATKFDPNYLKYVGGIYSSEWFWAKLLHVLRADAQVRDAAYSWVEHCDWIPFLLTGGTDVDAMKRGVCSAGHKSLWAEEFDGLPPNEFFSSLDPVLDGFTSRLFKETYTSDQAAGQLSQEWADRLGLSTEVVVGVGAFDAHMGAVGGQIEPYHLSKVMGTSTCDMLVAPLEEIGDTLVSGICGQVPGSVIPGMMGLEAGQSAFGDTYAWFKRILLWPLQNLLANSQVIDAATAEALVEEVSARIIPELSIAADQIPLSENNEFAIDWFNGRRTPDANQVLKGAISGLGLGSDAPRVFRALVEATCFGAKKIVDRFNEQGVPVKGLIGLGGVARKSPFIMQMMADVMNMPIRIHKSEQTCAIGAAMFAATAAGLYTRVEEAMEAMGQGFDLEYFPNLEKVDLYAKRYQKYTELGGFLETHSMSARPEVLSDLPEVSSPAQDGQTRESIQNQEALEGLSQASVK; from the coding sequence ATGGCGCAAGATGTTTTTGTAATTGGTGTAGACTATGGATCAGACTCAGTGCGGTCTGTTCTGGTAAATGCCCGGAATGGGGAAGAAGTAGCTTCTTCTGTGTTCAATTACCCCCGCTGGAACAAAGGAGCTTACTGTATTCCGGCTGAAAACCAATTCAGACAGCATCCTTTAGACTACGTAGAGGGGCTGGAGAAAACCATCAAAGATTGCCTTCAGAAAGCCGGTGCAGAAGTAGCCGCTAAGGTGAAAGGGATCTCCGTAGACACCACCGGTTCTACACCTGTAGCGGTGAACAAACAAGGAATACCCTTAGCGTTGTTGCCGGAGTTTGCTGAAAACCCGAACGCCATGTTTGTGCTCTGGAAAGACCACACCGGCGTACAAGAGGCGGCGGAAATCAACGCGCACGCTACTAAATTCGATCCGAATTACTTGAAATATGTGGGCGGGATTTACTCTTCTGAGTGGTTCTGGGCCAAATTGTTGCATGTACTGCGCGCAGATGCGCAAGTACGCGATGCTGCCTACTCTTGGGTAGAGCACTGTGACTGGATTCCGTTCCTGTTAACCGGCGGCACCGATGTGGATGCCATGAAACGCGGCGTTTGCTCCGCGGGCCATAAATCCCTATGGGCCGAGGAGTTCGACGGACTTCCGCCAAATGAATTCTTCTCTTCTTTAGACCCGGTATTGGATGGATTCACTTCCCGCCTGTTCAAAGAAACCTATACCTCAGACCAGGCTGCCGGGCAGTTAAGCCAGGAATGGGCTGATCGTCTGGGCTTGTCTACCGAGGTCGTGGTGGGCGTTGGGGCCTTTGATGCGCACATGGGCGCCGTGGGCGGACAAATTGAGCCGTACCACCTGAGCAAAGTAATGGGAACCTCTACCTGTGACATGCTGGTAGCTCCTCTAGAGGAAATAGGTGACACCTTAGTAAGCGGTATCTGCGGTCAGGTGCCTGGTTCCGTAATCCCGGGCATGATGGGTCTGGAAGCGGGTCAATCGGCTTTCGGAGATACCTATGCCTGGTTCAAGAGAATTTTGCTGTGGCCTTTGCAGAATCTGTTAGCCAATTCCCAGGTGATTGACGCCGCTACTGCTGAGGCGTTAGTGGAAGAAGTGTCTGCCAGAATCATTCCTGAGTTGAGTATTGCCGCCGATCAGATTCCATTGTCTGAGAACAACGAGTTCGCCATTGATTGGTTCAACGGCCGTCGTACGCCAGATGCAAACCAAGTGTTAAAAGGGGCTATCTCTGGGTTAGGCTTAGGCAGTGATGCACCGCGCGTGTTCAGAGCCTTGGTGGAAGCCACTTGCTTTGGCGCCAAGAAGATCGTGGACCGGTTCAACGAGCAAGGAGTGCCAGTGAAAGGCCTTATTGGTCTAGGCGGTGTGGCAAGAAAGTCACCGTTCATCATGCAAATGATGGCCGATGTGATGAACATGCCGATTAGAATTCACAAATCAGAGCAGACTTGCGCCATTGGAGCGGCTATGTTCGCGGCTACCGCAGCAGGTTTGTATACCAGGGTAGAAGAGGCGATGGAAGCCATGGGCCAAGGCTTTGACCTGGAGTACTTCCCTAACCTAGAGAAAGTAGATTTGTACGCCAAGCGCTATCAGAAATACACTGAGTTGGGTGGTTTTTTGGAAACTCATAGCATGTCTGCCAGACCAGAGGTTCTTTCTGATTTGCCTGAAGTGAGTAGCCCGGCCCAGGATGGCCAGACCAGAGAATCTATTCAAAATCAGGAAGCGCTGGAAGGCCTTTCCCAAGCCTCAGTCAAATAA
- a CDS encoding transposase translates to MSARGARLQLKPSAVVGAILYRPKTGYQWRELPARAFFGGSGLSWQGVYRHFRKWAAGGSLRKAWAQPLKSRRRLLDLSSTQLDGRQTLSKDGGEHVGYQARKAAKTCNSLSLSDSRGTLLAGSGPP, encoded by the coding sequence GTGTCGGCAAGGGGGGCCAGGCTACAGTTGAAACCATCAGCGGTAGTGGGTGCCATCCTGTACCGGCCCAAGACTGGGTACCAGTGGCGGGAGCTGCCCGCAAGGGCATTCTTCGGCGGGTCCGGGCTGAGCTGGCAGGGAGTGTACCGCCACTTCAGGAAATGGGCAGCGGGCGGTAGCCTGAGGAAGGCCTGGGCGCAGCCTCTGAAAAGTAGGCGGAGGCTGCTGGACTTGTCGAGCACTCAGCTGGACGGGAGGCAGACGCTCAGTAAGGACGGCGGGGAGCACGTGGGGTACCAGGCAAGAAAAGCGGCCAAAACCTGCAACAGCCTGTCCCTTTCTGACAGCAGGGGAACCCTGCTTGCCGGCAGCGGCCCGCCATGA
- a CDS encoding SusC/RagA family TonB-linked outer membrane protein has protein sequence MKKPFRKIMLVVPVVLCGCLQIPLHAQALAAMSRNYGSQGIVGSGAGIKKAVAITVSGRVTGEDGTGLIGVSVALRGASIGTNTDVNGNYTLNVPDGAENGVLVFSYIGYAQQEVPINNRTTINVQLEPDLKALAEVVVIGYQTIQKKDLTGAASVVSPEAAQRVTAGTVAESIQGLAPGVTVRNSGRPGAGAAIDIRGVASFTNTTPLYVIDGMITDAGPTINPNDIESIQILKDASAAAIYGSRAGNGVIIITTKRGRTGPAKVGFSARSGLQQLPKLWDVMNSEQFAATQRQQYENSGATPPASVSLTPPPATGPNSVRHWTVTDTDWQKESTQLGTLADYNLSLSGGSEAGNYFIAGSYFTNEGAVVGNSFDRASVRVNTQGTKGRVTFGENLALTHSWEERPLLANPFYDMPQLLPVIPVRDPALVGPGNPGGWGIGDQTSAPIYAWNYLAMRELFNTTHRYTRAVGNAFADVKLLEGLSYRFNAGVDAGFDFHQNVRTEGNWVLAQAFEPSHVYQNRQNFHSLLFEHTLNFNKELGRHRINGVVGYSQQWNKREVLEARRNQLANFGGENLTTISSATGEQSSEGGVPEDFRINGTLGRLNYTFDDKYLLTLTGRYDQDSRFGAANRSKFFPSVALGWRISNEEFLQVPWVSDLKLRASYGQLGIATVGSWDYIGVINNNPRIVFGPNNDVIAVGAYQASLINPDLGWEIRTSKNIGVDAGLFNNKLLITAEYYQSLSEDVLVRLPIPFYTGNLGGDPFVNAASISNRGVEFSATYRSTENAFKWDVSGNFTTIKNRVEDVGNRGEGINYLTAGATRSQVGRGIGEWFVVKTAGLFQSEEEVLSHRSSNGTIIQPFSKPGDIRFIDLNDDGQINDDDRTFAGSPWPTLQTGAQFNASYGGFTFNLQLVGVFGQTVFNDVRRILDSYVNTNFRSDISPWTPTNTNTNDPRLARNTELGVIFNNRYASDRWLEDASYVRLRNIEIGYNLPASFLSRVHTNNARVFISGQNLLTFTDYSGLDPDVTGAGLLQRGLDAGNWPASRVYTVGLNFEF, from the coding sequence ATGAAGAAACCTTTCCGTAAAATTATGCTGGTGGTACCAGTAGTGTTATGTGGCTGCTTACAAATACCTTTACATGCGCAGGCATTGGCTGCGATGTCAAGAAACTATGGCAGCCAAGGGATTGTTGGATCTGGTGCTGGAATAAAGAAAGCAGTTGCCATTACGGTCTCGGGTAGAGTTACAGGCGAAGACGGTACAGGCTTAATTGGCGTAAGTGTTGCTTTGAGAGGTGCCTCTATAGGTACCAATACAGATGTGAACGGCAACTATACGTTGAATGTGCCTGATGGGGCGGAGAACGGAGTGCTTGTTTTCTCCTATATTGGTTACGCACAACAGGAAGTGCCGATAAATAACAGAACTACTATCAATGTTCAGTTAGAGCCAGATCTGAAAGCCTTGGCAGAGGTGGTAGTAATTGGTTACCAGACCATACAGAAAAAAGACCTGACTGGTGCGGCTTCTGTTGTAAGCCCGGAAGCAGCCCAAAGAGTTACGGCTGGTACAGTAGCAGAGTCTATTCAAGGGTTAGCCCCAGGAGTTACGGTGCGTAATTCAGGCCGTCCAGGAGCAGGTGCCGCCATAGATATCCGTGGGGTTGCCAGCTTTACTAATACCACTCCCTTGTATGTGATTGATGGTATGATTACGGATGCGGGACCTACCATCAATCCTAATGATATTGAATCCATCCAGATCCTGAAAGATGCTTCTGCGGCGGCTATTTATGGTTCAAGAGCTGGTAACGGTGTCATCATCATCACAACTAAACGAGGTAGAACAGGCCCGGCAAAAGTAGGCTTTTCTGCGAGGTCCGGTCTTCAGCAGCTTCCTAAGCTGTGGGATGTGATGAACTCGGAACAATTTGCGGCTACGCAACGGCAGCAGTATGAGAACTCCGGCGCCACACCACCTGCCAGCGTTTCCCTGACTCCTCCTCCTGCTACTGGTCCGAATAGTGTAAGACACTGGACAGTTACAGATACTGACTGGCAGAAAGAGTCAACACAACTAGGAACACTGGCGGATTATAACCTTTCGTTATCTGGTGGTTCAGAAGCCGGTAATTATTTTATTGCCGGATCCTATTTTACGAATGAAGGCGCTGTGGTTGGTAATTCATTTGACCGGGCAAGTGTGCGCGTGAACACCCAGGGAACAAAAGGCAGAGTAACCTTTGGTGAGAACCTGGCTTTAACCCATTCTTGGGAAGAGCGCCCTTTGCTGGCTAACCCTTTTTATGATATGCCACAGTTGCTGCCGGTTATTCCGGTTAGAGACCCTGCTCTGGTTGGCCCAGGTAATCCGGGAGGCTGGGGGATTGGTGATCAGACTTCAGCTCCTATTTATGCCTGGAATTATCTTGCTATGAGGGAACTGTTCAACACCACGCACAGATACACCAGAGCTGTAGGCAATGCGTTTGCTGATGTGAAGTTATTGGAGGGCTTAAGTTACCGGTTCAATGCCGGTGTGGATGCCGGTTTTGACTTTCATCAAAATGTAAGAACAGAAGGTAACTGGGTACTGGCACAGGCTTTTGAACCAAGCCACGTGTACCAGAACCGACAGAACTTCCATTCTTTGCTGTTTGAGCATACCCTCAACTTTAATAAGGAACTCGGCCGTCATCGCATCAATGGGGTTGTCGGCTATTCTCAGCAGTGGAACAAAAGGGAAGTATTGGAAGCCAGACGAAATCAACTGGCAAATTTTGGTGGTGAAAACCTGACCACCATCAGTTCTGCTACCGGCGAACAATCTTCAGAAGGAGGAGTGCCGGAAGATTTCCGCATCAACGGTACACTGGGTAGGTTAAACTATACTTTCGATGACAAATATCTTTTAACTCTGACAGGTCGCTATGACCAGGATTCTCGTTTTGGAGCTGCCAATAGAAGCAAATTCTTTCCATCAGTAGCCTTGGGCTGGAGAATCAGCAATGAAGAATTCTTACAAGTACCATGGGTGTCTGACTTGAAACTGCGTGCCTCTTACGGACAATTAGGTATAGCCACCGTAGGTTCATGGGATTATATCGGAGTTATCAATAATAACCCGCGAATAGTTTTTGGGCCTAACAACGACGTTATCGCTGTAGGTGCCTACCAGGCAAGCCTTATAAACCCAGACCTGGGATGGGAAATCAGAACTTCAAAGAACATTGGCGTAGATGCAGGTTTATTCAATAACAAATTATTGATAACAGCGGAATACTATCAGTCTTTGTCTGAGGATGTGCTGGTGCGTTTGCCAATACCATTCTACACAGGTAACCTAGGAGGTGACCCGTTTGTGAACGCTGCTTCCATCAGTAACCGCGGGGTAGAGTTCTCTGCCACCTACCGCAGCACAGAGAATGCCTTTAAATGGGATGTGTCTGGAAACTTTACTACTATAAAAAACAGAGTAGAGGATGTAGGAAACCGGGGAGAAGGAATAAATTATCTAACGGCGGGAGCAACCCGTTCTCAGGTAGGCCGCGGTATTGGCGAGTGGTTTGTGGTAAAAACAGCTGGTCTCTTCCAAAGTGAAGAGGAGGTGCTTAGTCACAGAAGTTCTAACGGTACAATCATTCAGCCTTTCTCCAAACCAGGCGATATTCGGTTTATAGATCTGAACGATGACGGGCAGATCAACGACGATGACCGGACTTTTGCTGGCTCTCCGTGGCCTACGCTACAAACAGGTGCTCAGTTCAATGCTTCTTACGGTGGTTTTACCTTTAACCTGCAACTAGTAGGGGTGTTCGGTCAGACTGTGTTCAATGATGTTAGAAGAATCTTGGATTCCTATGTAAACACCAACTTCCGTAGCGACATCAGCCCATGGACTCCTACGAACACCAACACTAATGATCCAAGACTTGCCCGCAACACAGAACTAGGCGTTATATTCAACAACCGCTATGCAAGTGACCGTTGGTTGGAGGATGCTTCTTATGTGCGCCTTCGTAACATAGAAATAGGATACAATCTGCCGGCAAGCTTCCTGAGCAGGGTTCATACAAACAATGCCCGTGTGTTCATTAGCGGACAAAACTTATTGACCTTTACAGATTATTCAGGTCTTGATCCGGACGTAACGGGTGCTGGTCTCCTTCAAAGGGGATTAGATGCCGGAAACTGGCCAGCCAGCCGGGTGTATACTGTAGGCCTGAATTTTGAGTTTTAA